One Zerene cesonia ecotype Mississippi chromosome 9, Zerene_cesonia_1.1, whole genome shotgun sequence DNA window includes the following coding sequences:
- the LOC119829167 gene encoding regucalcin-like, with protein MIRINYFLYQLLCIAFAAAASDYNISTIYTSDNPDEPAIFNHGESPEWDADSQSLLFVDVHKQNVHRLDYASGNLSTKHIDYGQVNVVARVSGSSRLLVTVRSAVYLLDWDVSGDSALRLLATVDEGLPSNVINEGKPDPSGRFWAGTKGPQEGDDVKADKATLYSFDINQDGLVEPRVQLRPVTISNGLTWSLNGTVMYYIDSATKKVEAFDFDADIGAISGRRTIFDISELDLGDAIPDGMTIDSDGQLWVALMFGGTVLHIDPDTKQLVYSYTLPVSRITSVCWGGPNLDTLFVTTSQRGANETLAGAIFTITNTGSKGVAPYEFVFNNADSY; from the exons ATGATTCGAATAAACTATTTTCTGTATCAATTATTATGCATTGCGTTTGCGGCGGCGGCTTCagactataatatatctacg atatacACGAGCGATAACCCGGATGAGCCCGCCATATTCAACCACGGCGAGAGCCCCGAATGGGACGCGGACAGCCAATCCTTGCTCTTTGTGGACGTACACAAACAAAATGTACATCGTTTGGACTACGCTTCAGGAAATTTAAGCACAAAGCACATAG ATTACGGTCAAGTGAACGTCGTAGCGCGTGTGTCTGGTTCGAGTCGACTATTGGTCACTGTGCGCTCTGCTGTGTATTTGCTTGACTGGGATGTAAGTGGAGACTCAGCCTTGCGACTGCTAGCTACAGTAGACGAAGGATTACCAAgcaatgttataaatgaagGAAAACCGGATCCTTCAGGAAGATTTTGGGCAG gtaCAAAGGGACCACAAGAAGGAGATGATGTGAAGGCGGATAAGGCTACGCTGTACAGTTTTGATATAAACCAAGACGGATTAGTAGAGCCACGTGTTCAACTGCGACCCGTGACCATTTCAAACGGTCTTACGTGGTCTCTTAACGGCACTGTTATGTACTACATTGATTCGGCTACAAAGAAGGTTGAGGCATTCGATTTCGATGCTGATATAGGGGCAATTA GCGGCAGACGTACGATTTTCGACATTTCCGAACTCGATCTCGGTGATGCTATACCAGATGGTATGACAATCGACAGTGATGGCCAATTGTGGGTAGCTCTTATGTTCGGTGGCACG GTGTTGCACATAGACCCCGACACAAAACAATTGGTGTACAGTTACACTTTGCCAGTATCCCGTATCACATCCGTGTGCTGGGGCGGACCCAACCTCGACACGCTGTTCGTGACCACTTCGCAGCGCGGCGCCAACGAAACACTCGCGGGCGCCATCTTTACCATAACCAACACAGGCAGTAAGGGTGTTGCCCCTTATGAATTCGTTTTCAATAATGCCGATTCTTATTGA
- the LOC119829168 gene encoding regucalcin-like has protein sequence MSYVTSDLDHYYKISMVSSSDRPEKPALFLHGESPVWDADSQSLLFVDVHQQNVHRLDYYTGKIYTKHIDYGQVNVVSPVSGSRRLLVAVRSALYLLDWNVAGDSALRLLATVDEGLPDNVINEGKPDPEGRFWAGTKGPQTGDDVMPDKATLYSFDLNQDGLVHPRVQLRPVTISNGLTWSLNTTVMYYIDSPTQKVEAFDFDSQRGEISGRRTIVDISNYGYEDAIPDGMTIDSDGHLWVALMFGGTVLHIDPDLRQVVYGYKLPVSRITSLCWGGPSLDELFVTSSKDVHDANEPYGGAIFTIRKTGSRGVLPYHFRFDSADSY, from the exons ATGTCGTATGTGACTTCAGATTTGGACCATTATTATAAGATTTCTATG gtatcGTCAAGTGATAGACCGGAGAAGCCCGCTTTGTTTTTACATGGCGAGAGCCCGGTCTGGGACGCCGACAGTCAATCTTTGCTTTTTGTGGACGTTCACCAACAAAATGTTCATCGGCTTGACTATTACACGGgaaaaatttacacaaaacaCATAG ATTATGGCCAAGTAAATGTAGTATCACCCGTGTCGGGGTCTCGTCGGCTTCTAGTCGCTGTGCGATCTGCTTTGTATTTGCTTGACTGGAATGTAGCTGGAGACTCCGCTTTAAGATTGCTAGCTACGGTAGATGAAGGTCTACCGGACAATGTAATTAATGAGGGAAAACCGGACCCCGAAGGGAGATTCTGGGCag gaACAAAGGGACCTCAAACTGGCGACGATGTGATGCCGGATAAGGCTACTCTCTACAGTTTTGATCTAAACCAAGACGGATTAGTGCATCCGCGTGTACAGCTACGACCCGTGACTATTTCCAACGGCCTCACGTGGTCTCTAAACACTACTGTCATGTACTACATTGACTCGCCAACACAAAAGGTTGAGGCTTTCGACTTTGATTCCCAAAGAGGAGAAATAA gtGGCAGACGAACGATTGTGGATATTTCAAACTACGGATATGAAGACGCTATACCGGATGGAATGACGATCGACAGTGACGGACATTTATGGGTTGCCCTAATGTTCGGTGGTACG GTTTTGCATATAGATCCCGACTTAAGGCAAGTGGTGTATGGTTACAAATTACCAGTTTCCCGCATTACGTCTCTATGCTGGGGCGGACCCAGTCTCGACGAATTATTTGTGACGTCATCTAAAGACGTTCACGACGCGAACGAGCCCTATGGGGGCGCCATCTTTACCATACGGAAAACTGGAAGCAGAGGAGTCCTCCCGTATCACTTTCGATTTGATAGTGCCGATTCTTATTAA
- the LOC119829169 gene encoding regucalcin-like encodes MTTLQVVLIVGFLKIFNIEKAESRTSNKLVSEKHKLHYHYETFNYTTLAFTHAESPTWDPDLNTLYWVDVLNQNVHALEYTTKQHRLKHIGKGEVNIVLPIANSMRLLIGVQSSVYLLDWDEPRPSSLRFMAALDLGSPDNILNEGKADVKGRFWAGTKGPQHGDTVLPDQAALYSLEQPHFEPKVQLKPVSISNGIVWSLNNSILYYIDSATRTIDAFDFDARKGRISKRRTILDISKYNFMKTTPEPIPDGMTIDRDGCLWVALMFGGAVIRVDPNQRKVVAKISLPVSRVTSVVWVGDALEELVVTTSRRNMDAKELEREPYSGNLFILNKLGTGGVPSYKLIFNDSDIY; translated from the exons atgactaCTCTTCAAGTTGTGCTCATCGTtggatttttgaaaatatttaatatagaaaaagcTGAAAGCCGAACAAGt aATAAACTTGTGAGTGAAAAACATAAGCTCCATTATCACTATGAGACGTTCAATTACACCACCTTGGCTTTCACGCACGCTGAGAGTCCTACGTGGGACCCTGACTTGAATACATTGTACTGGGTTGATGTTCTCAACCAAAATGTGCATGCATTGGAATATACCACGAAACAACATCGACTAAAACATATAG gtaaAGGTGAAGTGAACATAGTTTTACCGATCGCAAACAGCATGCGCTTATTAATCGGAGTGCAATCATccgtatatttattagattggGATGAGCCAAGACCTTCGTCATTACGCTTCATGGCAGCATTAGATTTAGGAAGTCCGGACAATATTCTGAATGAAGGAAAAGCTGATGTAAAAGGCAGGTTTTGGGCAG GAACAAAGGGTCCTCAGCACGGTGACACTGTATTACCAGATCAAGCTGCACTTTACAGTTTGGAGCAACCACATTTCGAGCCAAAAGTTCAGCTGAAGCCCGTTTCAATATCGAATGGAATTGTCTGGTCATTGAATAACAGTATACTGTATTATATAGACTCGGCTACGCGAACAATTGATGCATTCGACTTCGATGCAAGAAAAGGACGAATTA GTAAACGTCGCACTATATTAGACATCAGCaagtacaattttatgaaaactacGCCCGAGCCCATACCTGATGGGATGACTATAGACAGGGATGGATGTCTTTGGGTTGCGCTCATGTTTGGTGGAGCA GTCATTCGAGTAGATCCAAACCAGAGAAAAGTCGTGGCAAAAATAAGCTTACCAGTTTCTCGTGTAACGTCCGTGGTTTGGGTTGGGGACGCGTTAGAAGAGTTGGTTGTCACCACCTCGCGGCGCAATATGGATGCAAAAGAGCTAGAGAGAGAACCGTATTCGGGCAATCTATTTATTCTCAACAAACTTGGAACCGGTGGAGTACCCAGCtacaaacttatatttaatgactcggatatttattaa